The Lactiplantibacillus brownii genome contains the following window.
TACGGGCACTTTAGGAACGTTGTATAAGTGCCATTGCGGAAAGAACAGCAAACTTAAATTCACAACTTTTAAAGAAGCAGGCTAATTGAGATGGTACTCAAAGATTAGTATAATGTGAGTAGTAATAAAGGGGGGGGCGAGAAAATCATGGCAGTTAAGGAAAAGAAACGCGTACAAGTCCAGATTGACAAAGAATTGGCAGATAATACCGAAGCCGTTTTAAGCCAGTTAGGTCTAAACCCAACTACCGCGATCAATATGTTTTATAAGCGGATCGTAGCTGACGCAGCATTACCGTTTAAACCAGCCCTGAGCGAAGCCGAAAGAGCTAATTTAAGCCTTTTAAAGGCTACCAAAGAGACACCAGTAACAGAGTTCAAAGACGCTAAAGAAGTCGCTGATTGGCTCAATGATCCAGATGAGGACTAATGGCTTATCAGATTAAATAAATTAATAACTTGGAAGTGTGATGAACATGAAAGATACAATCACAATTAATGACTTTTTTGAAATTGCCAAAGAAACTGATTTAAAAGATTTACTTGATAAGTCATTACATGAGCCAGATCCAGAAAAGCGCAAAGTATATGACGCTTTATATACCTACTTTTTAGATAAAAGGCAAGATGAGGTTATTAAGCGAAAGGACTTTGTCCGTTGATAGATAAACCCCAATATATAATTGTTGCTGGTATTAACGGAGCAGGAAAAAGTACGCTATACGATACATTTCCCATCTTGTTTGACAAAACAAAACGGATTAACGCTGATGAACTTTTAAGACAAATGGGTGGCGATTGGCATAAAGATAGTGACAACTTAAAAGCCATGAAAGAAGAAATCAAACAACTACACTATGCTTTAGATCACCAGCAAAGTATTCACGTAGAAACAACACTGGCAGGTAGAGGCAAAGCTCAACTCAATTTGATTGACAAAGCTCACAAAAATGGCTTTGAAGTGACTTTATTATACGCGTGGTGCTAGTTCGTCACAAAATTAAAAAATCCTAAATTATAGACTAAAATTGCCAGTTCAATTTTTAGTTGAAAGCCAAAGGCACTCCGCGTTAAGTTAGTTTCAATTTCAAAATCACTAACTAAGGTAGAAAAACGCGATTCAATTGTGCGACGTAACGCCTTGAGCGCGCGCTTATTATGTTCCTTGGCCCCCCCCTTCATATTTGAACGGTATGGTGTCCATAACGTGTAGCCTAATTGCTTAAATTCAGCGCCAAGTCGCTTGCCTACATAACCGACATCGGCCAAAACAATTGGACAAGGACAATCATCAATCAAGCTAACGGCAACTTTTGTATCATGGACCGAAGCGGCAGTCACCACATAATTCAGAATGTAGCCATCAGTGGTTACTAGCATGTGGGTTTTAAACCCATAGAACGACATTTGCTTAGTGGCATTGTAGCCAATATTAGCTTGCCCAGCAAAAATACGTGCTCTAAATTTACGTACTGGTTCACACAATGGATTCGGCAAACTATCAATGATTGCGATCTGTCCAGGTTGGGCTGCTTCACGCGTCAAACCAGTACGGATCGCATTGACCACGGGTAATAATTGTAGTGCGCGACGGTTGAACCGTGACCGACTAATGGTGATTTTTTGCGGCATAAAGGCGGTCATCAAGCGCCAAAAACGGCGTTGTGATTGAATACCAAGCGTTGTTTGTAAACACAGTAGCGCCAACAATCGACAGTCATCGATTTTAACGTGCGCCACATTACGCCGTTGCGTCACACAACGTGGGCAATAGCGCTGGTAAAGCGACTGGCACAGCTGATAAAAATAATGATAGTTACCTTGTAATTCGTGACGAATTTGTTTAAACTTAGGATGGTTCAACATCGTTAGGACTCCTTTTAAGTTTAGTCACTTATGAGTCTAACTGTGTTGGACTTTTTTGTTAATTTTTTTGTATTATTACAAACTAGCACCACGCGTATAAAAATAGATAAAAGAAAGAGGCGGGCAACATGACAGCTGCTATTCAATTAAAAAACTTATCCTTTGCATACCCTAATAAGCGGGTACTTGATCATCTGAATTTGCAAATTCAATCAGGCGAAATCTTTGGGTTGGTCGGTCCAAACGGTGCCGGAAAGACCACCCTGCTCAATCTCATCCAGGGCATCTTAAGCTCCCACAATCATGCCATTACCGTTTTGGACAGCCAACCGGGAAGCACCATCGTTAAAGAAAAAGTGGCCACGATGTTTCAAGATGATTTACAAATTAACAATGTCAAAGTAAACGAGTTCATTAAGTTATTTGCGGCACAAGCAACCCATCCCAAGAATCCCGAAACAGTCATAAAGGAACTTGGTCTTTCAGATATTCAAAATCAACTCATGAATAAACTATCCGGTGGACAACGTCGAAAAGTCAGCTTTGCCAGTGCCATTGTGTCAAATCCGCAACTCTTATTTTTAGATGAACCAACCGTGGGTATGGATGCAGAAACTCGGCAAAATTTTTGGCGCTATATTGAAAAGTTGCGTCAGCAAAACGTCACTATTGTCATTACCAGCCACTATCTTGAGGAAATTCAAAAAGTGGCTGACAGAATCGCCATTTTACAAGACGGGCAATTCCGTTACGTTGGTACTTGGCAGACACTTCAAAGCCACCATGATAATGGTCAATTCAATTTCAACACACAGCTGGAACGATCATTGTTCACACATTTACCAGCTGTTGAATCCGCCACTCAAACCGACGCCAATATGACCTTAATCAGTAACGATACCGATTTAACGTTAAAGGCACTATTGCCTTTTATCGATCAGCTGCATGACATCACGATTACGCGTGAATCATTGGAGTCAATCTTTTTGGAAATGACAAATAAGGGGGATCATTAAGATGAAAACATTGGGATATCAAATCAGCTTTAATGCAAAACGCGTTTTTTTACGAAACTTCAGCTATTTATTTTTCACCATCTTAATGCCAATTGGCTTCTATATCATATTCACAAAGGTTTTGATTTCGGGAACCACTGCTCAGGAATTGGTCTTTGCCAAGCAATACCTTGGCAGTATGATCGTGTACAGTGTCTTGATTAACGCCATGTTTGGGCTGGGACAAATTATGCAGAACGACCGTCAGCACAAACTGCTCTCGGCATTATCACTCACACCTAAAGGAACCAAATACTACTATATTTCAATTGGTATTATCATGTCACTTGTCAATGTGCTGTCCATTATTTTAATGCAGCTTGTCGCAAAATCAACGTGGAATATCACTCTCTCGTTAGGTGAATCTGTTAGTGTCATCGTCATTGCTGTTTTTGGTACGCTGCCAATCATGGGGGTTGGCGTTCTTTCCTCATTTGCCAAAACGCCTCAACTGACAAGCATTATTGCAAACTTAACCGTCTTTCCGTTGGCCATCATTAGCGGCTTGTGGTGGCCACTTCAGATGATGCCGAATTGGGTTCAGACCATCGGTAAAGCCACACCGACTTACCTCACCAGCAAAATGATCAATCTTGCGATCAATAACCAATCCCTACCAATTCATGATATTATGGGAATAGTCATTTGGACCGTTATCATATTAGTACTGATTTTTGTACTGATCAAATTGGTTCAAAAGAGTGGAGAACTAAAAAATGATCAAGGGACTGCGGTCTAATTTAAAAACCTATTGGTACTCGTATATTTGGCTAATCTTTTTGATAGAGGACATTTCAGACAAATTTCCTCCCAAAACGTCAAGCGATTGGTTCTGGGTTGGAATGACCTTTCTTTTTCTGATTGCTTTCGTGATCACTTCTGCCTCCCCAAAATACCAAATAGCCGGTATGATAACTGAGACGCTGATCGGAATGATCTTTACATTTTTTGACAATAACTTCTGGATCATGATTTTTCCAGGATGGCAAATTTCATCCATTTTAGCTTACGCGCCAAAACGTTACTTTAGGCTTTTCGCGACTGTTTATTATGCGACATTTATTGGCGAAATGATTAATTTGAAAATTCTGAATCCTGTGAACCTTGGTCTGTGGTTATTTGTTTTCCCACTATTCTCACCAATCTTTGCCTATAGTTTGTCCTTGTCCAATTGTTTTGGCCGATGTCGGTTATGTAGGCAAGCGACTTGGCGCTGAATTTAAGCAATTAGGCTACACGTTATGGACACCATACCGTTCAAATATGAAGGGGGGCCAAGGAACATAATAAGCGCGCGCTCAAGGCGTTACGTCGCACAATTGAATCGCGTTTTTCTACCTTAGTTAGTGATTTTGAAATTGAAACTAACTTAACGCGGAGTGCCTTTGGCTTTCAACTAAAAATTGAACTGGCAATTTTAGTCTATAATTTAGGATTTTTTAATTTTGTGACGAACTAGCACCACGCGTACTTTATTATATGTTGCTTTGCGAGATGAAAATTTAGCTATCCAAAGGGTCAACGAACGGGTACAAAAAGGTGGCCACGGTGTTCCAGTAGCAACGATCAAGAAACGTTATCAGCAATCCAAACATAATTTGCCATTAGTGGCCTTTAAATCTGATAAGGTCATGATCTATGATAATAGCGAAAAGTTTACCTCTGTTTATGCAAGAGAGAAGGGACAAGTTTTTAAGAACGATTTGAGGCATTTTCCTTGGATAAACCAAAATATTACTTATCCAGAAAAGGTGCAAAAGCAGTTACAAAATTTTGCAGATCAAAACCCAGAAGTAAAGCCTAAAAATGATCCAGAAAATAAAAACGATCGGCCTAGTTATTAGGTTGATCGTTTTTTAATTTATCCGGTTTATGGGCGTTAACATAATCAGCAAATGTTTTTAAAAGTTCTTCGGTTTCTTCGACCGATAGGTTATCAGCTTGAAAGTATTTTTCGAGCAAAGCCCCTTTTTGAATTAATCGGCGAGAACGGGCTTTGCGGGCTTGCCGATTTTCGTAGTATTTAGATTGCCGTAATTTAAAATCTTCTTGCTCAATTTTTTGTTTTAAACGCGCTTGCTTTTGAGACATAACGATCCCTCCAATCATATTAGAAATAATCACCGAAACTATATCATATAGGAAACGTTAAGTCAAAGGATAAAAGTTGAAATAGCGAAGCGGAAGGCATACACTAAAAGTAAATTCAGGAGAATCAGCAGACCGAGTGAAACGAGGTCAATGCGCACTTACACACAACAACTAAAGTTGGTTGTGTTATTGTGCTAAACACTTGTATTAGAAGTCGCCGTTGGCGACAACAAAATCAAACCCATAAACCCAAAGAAAGGTGGTGACCGACATGGCAATTTTTCATATGAGTTTTAGTAATATTAGTGCTGGAAAAGGAAGAAGTGCAATTGCTGGAGCAAGTTATCGAAGTGGCGAAAAATTATTCGATCAAAAAGAAGGCCGAAGTTATTTTTATGCTCGGTCGGTTATGCCAGAAAGCTTTATTTTAACACCAAAGAATGCGCCAGAATGGGCGAGTGATAGAAAGAAATTATGGAACGAAGTTGAAAGAAAAGACCGTAAATCAAACTCACGGTACGCTAAAGAGTTTAACGTGGCTCTACCAGTTGAATTAAGTGAAGATGAACAGAAAGAATTATTGACAAAATATGTACAAGAAAATTTTGTTGATGAAGGTATGGTTGCTGATGTGGCAATTCATAGAGATCACCCAGATAATCCGCACGCTCATGTGATGTTAACTAACCGTCCATTTAACCCAGACGGAACGTGGGGATTGAAAAGTAAACGAGAAAACATATTAGACGAAAATGGGAACAAGACTTATACAGGAAATAGTCGTTTCCCAAGATCAAGAAAGGTGTGGTTAGTTGATTGGGATAAAAAAGAAAAAATCAATCAATGGCGGCACAATTGGGCGGTTAGTGTAAATCAAGTTTTAGAGCAAAAAAATATTCCCGATCGGATCAGCGAAAAATCATTTATCGAGGAGGGAATATCTGATACCCCAATGCAACATGAGGGAATCAATAGTAAGCGGCATGAAAGAAAAGAATTTAACCAACAAGTTAAGGACTATCGCAAGGCCAAAGCCAGTTATAAAAATAACCAAGAAAAAGTAATCAATAGAGGTCATTTAGATAGCCTAAGTAAACACTTCTCGTTTAATGAAAAACGGGTAGTTAAAGAGTTAAGCCATGAACTGAAAACTTATATCAGTTTGGAGAACTTAGATGATAAGCGGCGCATGCTATTTAATTGGAAAAACAGCACCTTAATTAAACATGCGGTTGGTGAAGATGTGACTAAACAATTATTGACAATTAACCAACAAGAAAGCTCACTCAAAAAAGCAGATGAACTCTTAAATAAAGTGGTTGATCGCACGACTAAAAAACTTTATCCAGAGCTTAATTTTGAACAGACCACGCAAGCTGAAAGACGAGAATTAATTAAGGAAACCGATAGCGAACAAACAGTTTTCAAGGGTAGTGAATTAAA
Protein-coding sequences here:
- a CDS encoding type II toxin-antitoxin system RelB/DinJ family antitoxin; the protein is MAVKEKKRVQVQIDKELADNTEAVLSQLGLNPTTAINMFYKRIVADAALPFKPALSEAERANLSLLKATKETPVTEFKDAKEVADWLNDPDED
- the mobQ gene encoding MobQ family relaxase, coding for MAIFHMSFSNISAGKGRSAIAGASYRSGEKLFDQKEGRSYFYARSVMPESFILTPKNAPEWASDRKKLWNEVERKDRKSNSRYAKEFNVALPVELSEDEQKELLTKYVQENFVDEGMVADVAIHRDHPDNPHAHVMLTNRPFNPDGTWGLKSKRENILDENGNKTYTGNSRFPRSRKVWLVDWDKKEKINQWRHNWAVSVNQVLEQKNIPDRISEKSFIEEGISDTPMQHEGINSKRHERKEFNQQVKDYRKAKASYKNNQEKVINRGHLDSLSKHFSFNEKRVVKELSHELKTYISLENLDDKRRMLFNWKNSTLIKHAVGEDVTKQLLTINQQESSLKKADELLNKVVDRTTKKLYPELNFEQTTQAERRELIKETDSEQTVFKGSELNERLMNIRDDLLTQQLLTFTKRPYVGWKLLMQQEKEVKIELKYTLMIHDDNLESLEHVDQGLLEKYSPTEQQKITRAVKDLRAIMAVKQVIKTQYHEVLKRAFPKGDLDGLPLIKQEQAYTAVMYYDPVLKPCQAETIEQWQANPPQVFSLPEHQQGLAYLSGQLSLDQLENHHLQRVLKHDGTKQLFFGECKADPTIKNSQIEKIQMQLKEQQAKDDQYRKANIGHYQPLNYKPVSPDYYLKTAFSDAIMTVLYARDEDYQRQKQAQGLKETEWEMTKKQRQHQTRNRHEDGGMHL
- a CDS encoding IS982-like element ISLpl4 family transposase; translated protein: MLNHPKFKQIRHELQGNYHYFYQLCQSLYQRYCPRCVTQRRNVAHVKIDDCRLLALLCLQTTLGIQSQRRFWRLMTAFMPQKITISRSRFNRRALQLLPVVNAIRTGLTREAAQPGQIAIIDSLPNPLCEPVRKFRARIFAGQANIGYNATKQMSFYGFKTHMLVTTDGYILNYVVTAASVHDTKVAVSLIDDCPCPIVLADVGYVGKRLGAEFKQLGYTLWTPYRSNMKGGAKEHNKRALKALRRTIESRFSTLVSDFEIETNLTRSAFGFQLKIELAILVYNLGFFNFVTN
- a CDS encoding ABC transporter permease → MKTLGYQISFNAKRVFLRNFSYLFFTILMPIGFYIIFTKVLISGTTAQELVFAKQYLGSMIVYSVLINAMFGLGQIMQNDRQHKLLSALSLTPKGTKYYYISIGIIMSLVNVLSIILMQLVAKSTWNITLSLGESVSVIVIAVFGTLPIMGVGVLSSFAKTPQLTSIIANLTVFPLAIISGLWWPLQMMPNWVQTIGKATPTYLTSKMINLAINNQSLPIHDIMGIVIWTVIILVLIFVLIKLVQKSGELKNDQGTAV
- a CDS encoding ABC transporter ATP-binding protein; protein product: MTAAIQLKNLSFAYPNKRVLDHLNLQIQSGEIFGLVGPNGAGKTTLLNLIQGILSSHNHAITVLDSQPGSTIVKEKVATMFQDDLQINNVKVNEFIKLFAAQATHPKNPETVIKELGLSDIQNQLMNKLSGGQRRKVSFASAIVSNPQLLFLDEPTVGMDAETRQNFWRYIEKLRQQNVTIVITSHYLEEIQKVADRIAILQDGQFRYVGTWQTLQSHHDNGQFNFNTQLERSLFTHLPAVESATQTDANMTLISNDTDLTLKALLPFIDQLHDITITRESLESIFLEMTNKGDH